The genomic region TCAGAATTGGCATCTGCAACAAAACAGGCAAGAAGGTCGCATAGGTTTTAACACCGTGCTCCCTATATAAATCTCGCTGCTCGTTCATCAGCAGCTGCCGACTCTCCATGTCCTTACCAGGATACTTAGCTTGAAGTTCCTTGATTAGGGGCTGGAGGGCCTGCATCTTCATCATTGAATCAGTTTGGTAGGCCATCAAAGGCAAGATCACAAAGCGGACCAGAATCGTAAAGACAATGATTCCGAGACCGTAGTTATTGCCAAACCAACCTGAAACCCCCAAAAGAGAGCGGGTAAATCCAGCCACAAAAACATCCCAAAGACCAGAACCGGCAACATGTCCCTGGTAGGAATAACCCGCAACCACAATAACAATTAGGGCGGCGATGCCCAGAATAATGGGCACCCAGCCCATCGTTTTAATCCACTTTTTTACTAGTTGCATCTTACTTATCCTTTACAATGCCAGCTAATTTCAAAACGTGTTGCAACTGCTCCTTAACCAGGGCCTGGCTCTGACCGGCGACTGGCGGGCGGGCAATTACTAAAATATCCAAGTCAGGTGGCAGCATCGGTTTTAGCTCCTGCATACTCTGGCGGATCCGCCGCTTCACCCAAACCCGGTCATGGGCCTTACCAATCCGTTTCCCAACTGATAAACCGAGACGGAAATGGGGCTGGCCTGTTTTCTGGAGCTTATAGACGACAAAATACTTGTTCGCAAAAGATTGATGATGGTTGAAAACCTCTTGGAATTCAGCCGGTTTTTTAATGCGAAA from Leuconostocaceae bacterium ESL0723 harbors:
- the rnpA gene encoding ribonuclease P protein component translates to MRKSFRIKKPAEFQEVFNHHQSFANKYFVVYKLQKTGQPHFRLGLSVGKRIGKAHDRVWVKRRIRQSMQELKPMLPPDLDILVIARPPVAGQSQALVKEQLQHVLKLAGIVKDK
- a CDS encoding membrane protein insertase YidC — protein: MQLVKKWIKTMGWVPIILGIAALIVIVVAGYSYQGHVAGSGLWDVFVAGFTRSLLGVSGWFGNNYGLGIIVFTILVRFVILPLMAYQTDSMMKMQALQPLIKELQAKYPGKDMESRQLLMNEQRDLYREHGVKTYATFLPVLLQMPILIALYQGILKSPELRAGDFLWVSLSRPDSYFILPILAAVFTFTSSWLGMQAQPEQTTITKVMPYIFPVVIFFTGSATPSALALYWVVGSAFQTVQTLYLQNPFKLRRERAEAKAQAKKVERKIRKVRRGRKRR